The following coding sequences are from one Arthrobacter crystallopoietes window:
- a CDS encoding MFS transporter has translation MPQEDPSSADLETADRQAVTKATPPQAGHRTFMHVLVNTALANVITSFLWFALTFWVYLETRSVLATGLIGGAYMLLVAFFGLFFGVLVDRYRKHAVMVGSTLFTVACFGLAGLMFLLVPEDALLSLTGIWFWLFALVVLIGAVVEQLRNIALSTTVTLLVPTERRANANGLVGTVQGLAFMITSVFSGLAIGMLGMGGTIIIALVACGVVLVHLLILRIPEPRIVRAQERESFADLRAGIAAVRATRGLFALILFTTFNNLTGGVFMALMDPYGLTIFPVEIWGVVLGVTATGFLIGGGLVAKFGLGKNPIRTMLILVACTGLLGATFTIREWWWLYAVGIWIFMMIIPAVEAAEQTVIQKVVPYATQGRVFGFAMTFEAAAAPITAFMIAPLAEFWIIPYMNSQPGRQSWAWLLGEGDARGIALVFLISGIASIVLGLAALLTRSYRRLSVAYANAPESAPLAADEQGPSR, from the coding sequence CGTGATCACCAGCTTTCTCTGGTTCGCTTTGACTTTCTGGGTGTACCTGGAAACCCGTTCCGTGCTGGCCACCGGTCTCATCGGCGGCGCCTACATGCTGCTTGTCGCGTTCTTCGGCCTGTTCTTCGGCGTGCTGGTGGACCGCTACCGCAAGCACGCGGTGATGGTGGGCTCGACGCTGTTCACGGTGGCCTGCTTCGGGCTGGCGGGACTGATGTTCCTGCTGGTTCCGGAGGACGCGTTGCTGAGCCTGACCGGAATCTGGTTCTGGCTCTTTGCCCTCGTGGTACTTATCGGCGCGGTGGTTGAACAACTGCGCAACATCGCCCTGTCCACCACCGTGACGCTATTGGTGCCGACCGAGCGCCGGGCCAATGCCAACGGCTTGGTCGGAACCGTGCAGGGGCTCGCGTTCATGATCACCTCCGTCTTCAGCGGACTGGCGATCGGAATGCTGGGCATGGGCGGGACGATCATCATTGCGCTGGTCGCCTGCGGTGTGGTGCTGGTGCACTTGCTGATCCTCAGGATTCCCGAACCCAGGATCGTGCGCGCCCAGGAGCGCGAGAGTTTCGCCGATCTACGTGCGGGCATTGCGGCGGTCCGCGCGACCCGGGGATTGTTCGCGCTGATCCTGTTCACCACCTTCAACAACCTGACGGGCGGGGTGTTCATGGCACTCATGGACCCGTATGGCCTGACGATCTTCCCGGTGGAGATCTGGGGCGTGGTGCTGGGCGTGACGGCGACCGGTTTCCTGATCGGCGGCGGGCTGGTGGCCAAGTTTGGGCTGGGCAAGAACCCGATCCGCACGATGCTGATCCTGGTGGCCTGCACCGGCCTCCTCGGTGCGACGTTCACCATTCGAGAATGGTGGTGGCTCTATGCGGTGGGCATCTGGATCTTCATGATGATCATCCCGGCGGTCGAGGCCGCGGAGCAGACCGTGATTCAGAAAGTGGTTCCGTATGCGACTCAGGGCAGGGTCTTCGGGTTCGCCATGACGTTTGAGGCGGCGGCCGCTCCGATCACTGCGTTCATGATCGCGCCGCTGGCCGAATTCTGGATCATTCCCTACATGAATTCACAGCCTGGGAGGCAAAGCTGGGCGTGGCTGTTGGGGGAGGGGGACGCCCGCGGCATTGCGCTGGTGTTCCTGATCTCCGGGATCGCGTCGATCGTGCTGGGGCTCGCGGCTTTGCTCACGCGGTCGTATCGCCGGCTCTCGGTTGCGTATGCCAATGCCCCGGAGAGCGCGCCGCTGGCGGCTGACGAGCAGGGTCCCTCTAGATGA